Below is a window of Fibrobacter sp. UWB11 DNA.
AAGTGGCCGCCATCGAAGCAAACGCTTGCCCGACTTGCGGTTCCTGCTCCGGCATGTTCACCGCAAACTCCATGAATTCTCTTACCGAAGCTCTCGGCCTTAGCCTCCCGGGCAACGGCACCATCGTTGCAACGCACGCCGAACGTAAGAAGCTCTTCGAAGCTACCGGTAAGCGCATCGTGGAACTCTGCCACCAGTATTACGATTTGAACGACGAAAGCATCCTCCCGCGCAGCATCGCCACGAAGGACGCCTTCGAAAACGCCATGCGCCTCGACATCGCCATGGGCGGTTCTTCTAACACCGTTCTCCACTTGCTCGCCGTCGCTCAGGAAGCTGGCGTGGACTTCACCATGAAGGACATCGACCGTCTCTCCCGCAACACGCCGTGCATCTGCAAGGTCGCCCCGACCGTCCACAACATCCACGTTGAAAACGTGAACCGCGCTGGTGGCATCATGGGCATTCTCGGTGAACTCGACCGCATGGGCCTCATCCACAAGAATGCAAAGACTGTTCACGCCGCCACCATGGGCGAAGCTCTCGAAGTGAACGACCTCAAGCGTAACCCGAGCGCCGAAGCCAAGCAGCGCTATCTCGCAGGCCCCGGCCGCAAGTACAACATCGAAGCCTTCTCGCAGAACTTCATGTACCCCGACCACGACCTCGACCGCGCAAACGGCGCTATCCGCGATGGCGAACATGCCTACACCAAGGACGGCGGTCTCGCTGTTCTTTACGGTAACCTCGCTATTGATGGCAGCATCGTGAAGACCGCAGGCGTTGACGAATCCATCTGGAAGTTCACCGGTCCGGCAATCGTGTTCGAAAGCCAGGAAGAAGCCGTCGAAGGCATCCTCGGCAACAAGGTGAAGGCTGGCGACGTCGTCGTCATCCGCTACGAAGGCCCGAAGGGTGGCCCCGGCATGCAGGAAATGCTCTACCCGACCTCTTACCTCAAGAGCCGTCACCTCGGCAAGTCCTGCGCCCTCCTCACCGACGGTCGTTTCTCCGGCGGTACGAGTGGCCTCTCCATCGGCCACGCTTCTCCGGAAGCCGCCAACAAGGGTAACATCGGCCTCGTGCACACGGGCGACGTTATCGAAATCGATATTCCGAACCGCACCATCAACGTGGAACTCACCGATGAAGAACTTGCTGCACGCCGCAAGGAAATGGAATCTCGCGGCGCCAAGGCTTGGAAACCTGAAACCCGCAACCGCGTCGTGTCCAAGGCTCTGCAGGCATACGCTGCCATGGCCTCCTCCGCAGACAAGGGTGCTGTGCGCGACCTGAGCCTCATTGGTGTGAAGTAATTATAAAGATGATTCCCGGCACAAGGCCGGGATGACATACGGAATTGTCATGCCCGCGAAAGCGGGCATCTCCTTTTTATACAAAGAACGGCACCCCGCAGGTGCCGTTCTTTTTTAACATCCATACAAACTATGCATTCAGATTTTAGACAACCGTCAAAATATCTGAAAATCCCGTCACCTCAAAAATTTCTTTTATTTCATCACATACGTTCTTGATAACCATCGTGCCTTGCTTATTCATAACCTTCTGCGCAGCAAGCATAACACGCAAGCCTGCCGAAGATATATACGTCAGCTTAGCAAAATTAAATTCCAAGTCCGTAACACCATCCAACTTGCCTTGAATCTCAGATTCGAGCAAAGGCGCAGTCATAGTGTCCAAACGACCTTCTAGGGCAAATGACACCTTGGATGCATCCACATTTTTTTCGATTTTCATTCTAGCCTCGATTTTAGTTTAATAAATTAAGTCAGTTTTTTTACAACTGTTAAAACATTCTTTTGGCCATCGCGTTTGTATTCAACGCCGTCCATAATTTTCTTCACAAGAAAAATTCCAAGCCCACCAATTTCGCGATCTTCCGCCGAAAGTGTCACGTCCGGATCAGCCTTCGAAAGCGGATCATACGCTACACCTTCATCAATAAATGTCAACTTTGCGGTTAACACATCCTCGTTCACATGCAGGATGAGTTTCATATTTGCAGATCCCGAATAACGAACAACATTACTAAACAACTCATCAATGGCAACGCCAATTTGCGTAACAGCTTTCATTGACGGATGATAGGGTTCTAGAGAACTTTCAACAAACTCAGTAAGAGCCCTGACATTTTCGAACTTCGAATCAACTACAATTTCTTTAACGCAATTTTGCATAGTCCTAGTCGCATGTTTTGTAAAACATACAATAATTATACATTTATCTCGCAAGAAATGTCAATTTTTTTAGCAGGAACGCTCCCAAAAGCTTTATTTTACAAACAATTCTATATTTGAGCAGTATGATCAACACAACCCTCTGCTATATCGAACAAGACAACAAATACCTGTTGCTCCACCGAGTCAAGAAAAAA
It encodes the following:
- a CDS encoding ATP-binding protein, encoding MQNCVKEIVVDSKFENVRALTEFVESSLEPYHPSMKAVTQIGVAIDELFSNVVRYSGSANMKLILHVNEDVLTAKLTFIDEGVAYDPLSKADPDVTLSAEDREIGGLGIFLVKKIMDGVEYKRDGQKNVLTVVKKLT
- the ilvD gene encoding dihydroxy-acid dehydratase, with amino-acid sequence MPKLRSLKTMEGREMAGARALWHATGTKVEDFGKPVICVVNSYTQFVPGHVHLKDLGQVVARAIEAAGGVAKEMNTIAVDDGIAMGHDGMLYSLPSRDLIADSTEYMANAHRADALVCISNCDKVTPGMLMAAMRLNIPAIFVSGGPMEAGHVTTKDGKDRALDLIDAMIDSADNTISDEEVAAIEANACPTCGSCSGMFTANSMNSLTEALGLSLPGNGTIVATHAERKKLFEATGKRIVELCHQYYDLNDESILPRSIATKDAFENAMRLDIAMGGSSNTVLHLLAVAQEAGVDFTMKDIDRLSRNTPCICKVAPTVHNIHVENVNRAGGIMGILGELDRMGLIHKNAKTVHAATMGEALEVNDLKRNPSAEAKQRYLAGPGRKYNIEAFSQNFMYPDHDLDRANGAIRDGEHAYTKDGGLAVLYGNLAIDGSIVKTAGVDESIWKFTGPAIVFESQEEAVEGILGNKVKAGDVVVIRYEGPKGGPGMQEMLYPTSYLKSRHLGKSCALLTDGRFSGGTSGLSIGHASPEAANKGNIGLVHTGDVIEIDIPNRTINVELTDEELAARRKEMESRGAKAWKPETRNRVVSKALQAYAAMASSADKGAVRDLSLIGVK
- a CDS encoding STAS domain-containing protein; the protein is MKIEKNVDASKVSFALEGRLDTMTAPLLESEIQGKLDGVTDLEFNFAKLTYISSAGLRVMLAAQKVMNKQGTMVIKNVCDEIKEIFEVTGFSDILTVV